Genomic segment of Populus nigra chromosome 6, ddPopNigr1.1, whole genome shotgun sequence:
CTGAAACCTTAACCCGATTCTACCCACTTGCCGGCAGGATTAAAGATGGTGCCTCGATTGAATGCAACGATCTTGGAGCTGTTTTTGTTGAATCACGAGTCAGCTGTCTTCTCTCCAAGTTTCTTGAAAAGCCTGATGCTGAGGCGATAAGAAAATTCATTCCTGTTGAGACTGAATCACCAGAAGCACTCACGGGTAGTCTAGTGCTTGTTCAAGCAAATTTCTTTGCCTGCGGTGGGTTGGCGATTGGAGTTTGCATTTCTCACAAGGCAGCTGATCCGGTTACCTTCAGCACTTTCATCAAGGCTTGGGCAGCTGCGGCTTTTCGTTATTTCGACGACAGTAGTACCGTGCTTCCATTATTCAACGCATCATCCCTATTCCCACCGAACAACTTACCGCTTACAAGGCCTGCAGCTGTCGAATTGATGAATGATAAATGCGTTACAAAGAGACTTGTCTTTGATGCCTCCAAGATTGCTGCTCTCCAGGCTAAGGCTGTGAGTGAAAGCGTGACATGTCCGACAAGAGTTGAAGCTGTGACAGCCCTGATTTGGAAATGTGCAATGAACGCATCAAGATCGAATTCGGAGCATTTAAGATATTCTATTCTCTCACAATCCGAGAATTTACGCAAGAGAATGGTGCCTCCCTTGCCTGAAAACACTTTTGGAAACCTCGTGGGTTACTTTGCTTCATGTGCTACGGAGTGTGAGATAGAATTGCAAAGCTTGGTTGGTCAGCTAAGGAAAGGGTTGCGGGATTTTGGTGAGAACTATGTGGAGAAACTTGGAGAAGGTAAGGCTTTCATGGCTGTTTGTGAATCTTTCCAAGGGGCAGGAAGCATGCTCCAAGAAGGTAATGTAGACTTTTATGCAAGCACCGATTTCTGCAAGTTTCCATTTTACGGGATTGATTTCGGGTGGGGAAAGCCCACCTGGGTGACCATTCCCACCGGGGCTAACAAGAACGTGACTACAATTATGGACACAAGAGACGGCGAGGGAGTCGAGGCTTGGGTGACTTTAACCGAGGAAGACATGGCCTTTTTTGAACGCGATCGAGAGCTGCTTGCAGCTGCTTCTCTGGATCCAAGTGCCTTAGACCTCATCATGCCCATGTCTTCTCTTTAAGTATATCTCGAAATAGGCTATGTTAATTTTCTCCTCGTCTATGGTGGTTTTCAGTCTCTGTACTTATGTATGCTAATTGCACTTTCATTGTGTGTGGATGGCTGGTTGCTTGGTGTCTCTTGTGGAGACGTTGAGAGTAGTTGGAAGATTTGTTGAGACGGCCAAAATTTGCACGCAGCACTTTTTCcttgttaaatgataaataaaaaagaggcaGAGTTGAATTACCGAGGTGTGTGTCTTCCATGGAAGTATGGTTCTATAATGATTCTTGCTTCTAATCACATCTACTCAAAGTCTCATGTAAAATATCTGGGTTTAATTTGGTGTCATATGCCG
This window contains:
- the LOC133696494 gene encoding BAHD acyltransferase At5g47980-like, which translates into the protein MAIDQVNVEIVAREVIRPSSPTLNHLRKFNLSLLDQLAPVSYEPLVLLYSNFQQQLTGTHESQRLKRSLSETLTRFYPLAGRIKDGASIECNDLGAVFVESRVSCLLSKFLEKPDAEAIRKFIPVETESPEALTGSLVLVQANFFACGGLAIGVCISHKAADPVTFSTFIKAWAAAAFRYFDDSSTVLPLFNASSLFPPNNLPLTRPAAVELMNDKCVTKRLVFDASKIAALQAKAVSESVTCPTRVEAVTALIWKCAMNASRSNSEHLRYSILSQSENLRKRMVPPLPENTFGNLVGYFASCATECEIELQSLVGQLRKGLRDFGENYVEKLGEGKAFMAVCESFQGAGSMLQEGNVDFYASTDFCKFPFYGIDFGWGKPTWVTIPTGANKNVTTIMDTRDGEGVEAWVTLTEEDMAFFERDRELLAAASLDPSALDLIMPMSSL